Proteins from a single region of Schistocerca gregaria isolate iqSchGreg1 chromosome 3, iqSchGreg1.2, whole genome shotgun sequence:
- the LOC126355895 gene encoding trypsin beta-like isoform X2 translates to MSRSAAVLCLLVAACSAAPPTRVRTLRPLLDGRIVGGEPVDISQFPWQVSMQKFGSHSCGGSIISSTWVLTAGHCIFGAFSDWLSVRAGSSIRNSGGTVYDVSTVIEHELHNSSSHEYDFALLEISGSFTFDSKVQVVSLASSELAGGTAVTITGWGDCRSCSSATQLQAVTTHIVERSVCNEAYGGAITDSMICAGEEEGGLDSCQGDSGGPLVEGSTQYGVVSWGYGCAEAGYPGVYSNVPAARSWITEKTGV, encoded by the exons ATGTCCAGGTCCGCCGCCGTGCTCTGCCTGCTGGTCGCTGCCTGCAGCGCCGCGCCCCCCACCAGGGTCCGCACGCTCAGGCCTCTCCTCGATGGCCGCATCGTGGGCGGTGAGCCGGTGGACATCTCGCAGTTCCCTTGGCAGGTCTCGATGCAGAAGTTCGGCTCCCATAGCTGCGGTGGCTCTATCATCAGCTCTACGTGGGTCCTGACGGCGGGGCACTGCATCTTCGGTGCTTTTTCAGACTGGCTCTCAGTCCGGGCTGGCAGCTCAATTCGTAATAGCGGCGGAACCGTCTACGATGTTTCCACAGTGATTGAACACGAGCTTCACAACTCTTCCTCTCATGAATACGACTTTGCACTCCTTGAGATTTCCGGTTCGTTCACCTTTGACAGCAAAGTGCAG GTGGTGAGCCTCGCCAGCTCAGAGCTCGCGGGCGGCACAGCAGTGACCATCACAGGGTGGGGCGACTGCAGGTCCTGCAGCTCCGCCACGCAGCTACAGGCAGTCACCACGCACATCGTTGAGCGGAGTGTGTGTAACGAGGCCTACGGCGGCGCCATCACGGACAGCATGATCTGCGCTGGCGAAGAGGAGGGCGGCCTAGACTCGTGCCAGGGCGACAGTGGAGGACCCCTGGTGGAGGGCTCTACCCAGTACGGTGTCGTCTCCTGGGGCTATGGATGCGCTGAGGCCGGCTACCCCGGCGTCTACTCTAATGTTCCCGCAGCTCGGTCCTGGATAACAGAAAAAACCGGCGTATAG